The genomic interval TCTACACAAATTACACTCCATATTCCTACTGATAAAATTGAAAATAATGTTCACTTAATCAAAGTAGTAGCAGGCATGGATGGTGATTTAGTTGAATATTGTATCTCTAAAGGCGCAAAAGGAATTGTCATTGAGGCATTAGGACGTGGAAATATTCCACCAATGATGGTTCCAAGTATTAAAAAGGCAATTGATTCAGATATTAAAGTTGTATTAGTTTCAAGATGCCCTAAAGGAAGAGTTGCTGATAGTTATGGATATATTGGTGGCAGTAAAAAGTTACGCCAACTAGGTGTGATATTTGGTTCTAATTTAAGTGGACCTAAAGCAAGAATAAAATTAATGTTAGCTCTAGGTTATAATAACGATTATAACAATATTAAACAACTTTTTGAAAATAAATATTATGATTAAACGATAAAAAAAGTTCAGCAATGAACTTTTTTTTACTAGCTAAACATATCCCTAAGAATGTTTTTCATCCACATTTAATAGACAAACGTATTAAATTATGGTATTTTATGATTAAATACCTATAAAAATATACAGAGGTGATTAAATGATTATGATTAACTTTATTCGTGGATTTTTCATGGCATTAGCTGATAGTGTACCAGGTGTTTCAGGTGGAACTATTGCCTTCATTCTAGGATTCTATGATGATTTTATTAATTCAATAAACTCACTGATTTCAAAAACAACTAAGAAAATTGAAAGAAAAAAGGCAGCTTTATTTTTAGGAAAACTTGGTTTTGGATGGATATTTGGTATGGGAATATCTGTATTAATCCTATCCTCAATATTTGACAAAGAAATTTATAAGATTAGTTCATTATTTGTTGGATTTATTTTGTTTTCCATCCCGCTTATAATAAATGAAGAAAAAGCAACACTAAAAAATAAATATCAATATATTATATTTACCCTACTAGGAATCGTAATCGTTTCAGCCATTACTTATTTAAATCCTGTTTCAAATTCAATTGATGAGGTTCAATCTATTAATTACTTATATATATTTATTGCTGGAATGATCGCTATTTCTGCCATGGTACTACCTGGTATTTCAGGTTCAACCATCTTATTAATCCTTGGTCTATATGCACCTATTATTACTGCAATCAGAAGCCTAATGTCATTTGAATTCAATAGAGTTCCTATGTTACTTACCTTTGGTATTGGCATTTTAGTAGGAATATTTTCTATCATCCGATTATTACGATATTTACTAACAAATTACCGTCCACAAATGATATATTTCATTCTTGGTCTCATGCTTGCTTCATTATATGCTGTATTTATGGGTCCAACGACATTAGATAATCCAAAAGAACCTATGACTATACATTCATTTAGCATCATCTTCTTTTTAATTGGTGGATTATTAATTTTCGGTTTAGATGAATTGAAAAAATATCTTAATAAATAGAATATATAAGAATCTCATTAGTTAACTCTAGATTTTGAGATAAAAATAGCCTACAACAAATATTTATAAACAAAAACCCTAAGATATCAACTTATAATTTGGTATTTTAGGGTTTTATGCTCTTTCAAGTCCAAAACTTAGTCTAAGAATTAAAAACTGTCAAATGATAAACACTTAACAGTTCGCTAATATTTTAATGTTCTTACAATTTACTATGAACAAATTCAAGAATTTTTTCTTTCAGTTCTTTTCCTTCATGTAGTAAAGTTTCATATGAACTTTGATAAACCTTTACCATTTCAGCATCACTTAAACCACCTATATTAATTTTGACATTTAATAAAGCACCTTCTAATCCAGCATACAATAATAAACATCCTACTCCTATATCACTTATCGCATTTTTATTTCCATAAGTCATCATTTTTTCCACAAGTTCTAATGCTTTATAGGATAATCTTGCAACCTCATAGGGTACTTTAATCGCTTCAAGAGTTGCTTTTTCAATCGCTTCAATACGTTTTTGCTTATCTTCATCTGTTTCTTTTGACATTTTAAATGCATTCATGATTTGATTAAATGCATAGGTGTCTTTATCTATTAAAGGTATTAGTTCTTCTTTAATGTTGTTTAAGGTAATAAAATTATCTTCATATTGTGTACGAATTTTTTCATCTAGTTCTAAAAATTTCTTCTTATTAAATGTTAAATGTGAAACCATTCTTGATAATCCAACACCAAGCGATGCAGCTAGTGCTGATACACTTCCTCCTCCAGGAGCAGGACTATTTGAATCGACTTCATTAATAAATTCATTAACTTTTAAATCAATTAAATTCATATTTTCCTCCTAGTAACATACTTTTTGATTATTTACAACCAATTTTCCATCTTTATAAACATCTTTAACATGATTAATCCCAAAATGATAAATAAGGTATTCTAGATTTGGTACATCAAATAAAACAAAATCAGCTGCTTTACCAACTTCAATAGAACCTTTATATTTTTCTTCATTAATTGAACAAGCACCATTAATTGTAACTGCAGTCAAAACTTCTTGAGGTAACATTTTCATTTTTATACACCCAAGTTGCATGACAAACTGAAGATTTTCAGATGGACAACTCCCAGGATTATAATCAGATGATAATGCCACACCACATCCTGTATCAATCATTTCTCTGGCCTTGGCATAATCTTTGTTTAAATTAAATGAGGTTGCTGGTAGTAAATTTGCGATTACTCTACTTTTAGCAAGATTTTCATAATCTTTTTTCGTAGATGCCATTAAATGATCAGCTGATACGCATCCTAATTCGCAAGCTAGCGTAGCACCACCTAAAGGAATAATTTCATCTGCATGAATCTTTAATTTATATCCTGTTTCTTTAGCTTTTTGTAATATAGTTCGACTTTCTTCAAGTGAAAATACACCCTCTTCACAAAATACATCACAATAATCCGCTAAATTCTTTTCCTTAATTACAGGAAGCATTTCAATTACTTTTTCGATATAACTAACTTTGTTATTTTTAAACGCTAATGGAACTGCATGAGCCCCTAAAAAGGTATTTTTTATATCAATCGGATGATCCTCATTTAATCTTTTCGCAACTTCTAACTGCTTCATTTCTATTTCTAAGTTCAAACCATAACCACTTTTAGCTTCAATACTTGTAACCCCATAACATAGCATTGAATCTAAACTTTTTTTAGCTTTATTATATAAATCTTCAAAACTGGCTTCCTTTGTATGTTTAACGGTACTTAATATACCTCCACCTGCTTCTAAAATATCAAGATAAGTTTTTCCTTGCAGTTTCATATTTAATTCATTTTCTCTAGAACCACCATGAACAAGATGCGTATGAGAATCAATAAGCCCTGGAGTCATTAAGTAACCTTTTGCATTAACTAATTTAGTATTCTCACTAATATAATCTTGATAACTATCTCCACTAGAAACTTTGACGATGACACCATCTTTAACCACAACATAAGCATTTTTTATGGTCTCAACTTCTTTCATCTTGTTTCCACATCTTATCCCATTTGATCCTTCCATCGTGATAAGGTTAGAAATATGATGAATGATTAAATCACTTTTCATTTAAATCACAACCTAATCAAATAGATTTGTTTCAAGGACCTTTTCCATATTGAATCCTTCTAAACCTAAATAATATTCAAGTGATTCAACTAATGCTTCCATTGGAACAAGTCCAATTATTTCACTACCAATCACATTTACACCATATCTTTTTGCTTCCATTTTTACGGTTTCAAAGACACGATAAATTGATGTTTTTTTATAATTGGTGATATTCATTGTAACTTGAACAATCCCACGCTCTGTTATTTCAGCTGGTCCTGCTTTAATGAAACGGAATCCACCACTAGAATGACGAATCGATTTCGCAATTTTAGATGCAATTTCCATATTTGTTGTATCTAAATTAATATTAAAAGCAACTAATGGTACACGAGCACCAACTGCAGTAGCACCAGCTGTTGGATGAATCTCAGGTTTTCCAAAATCTGGATGCCATTCCTCTAATTTAATTTTATCTTTCATACCTTCGAATTGACCTTTTCTAATTTTCGCTAAGTTAACACGTGTTTCATTTGCTGCTGCTTCTTCATATAAAAAGATAGGAATTTGATAAGCTTCATTAATTTCTTTTGCTGTCATTTTCGCAATTTCCACACATTCTTCCATTGATATATCCTTAATTGGAATATAAGGAATTACATCAGTTGCTCCCATTCTTGAATGTTCACCTGTCTGATGATTTAAATCGATTAATTTTGTTGTCATACCAACCATTTCAACGACAGCATCTTTTATCGCATATGGATCACCTAAGAGTGTCACAACGGTTCTATTATAACTTGGATCTGCCTCATAGCTTACTAATTTAAATTTATCTTTATTTTTTAAAACACTGACGATTTGTTCGATTTTTTCTTTATCTCTTCCTTCAGAAAAATTAGGAACACATTGTACAATTTTCATGTTATTTTCCACCTTTCACGTAATGTTTATTAACTAATTCTTTGATGTAATCTTCTTTTGTTAGATAAGGTAATGTAATATGATTTTCATCATTCATTTTATTATAATCAACTGAAGTGGAAACTGCATTTTCATTACGCGCCCAAGCTCGTCTTGCAACTCCACCCATTACATCCCAAGGCATTGCTCTTTTCAATATTTCATCAACACGTTCACTACCGTCTAATACCATTCCAAATCCACCATTTATTGATTTACCAATACCAACACCACCGCCATTATGTAATGCCACTAGACTCATCCCTCTAGCTACATTTCCAGCGAATATGTGTGTTGCCATTTCTGCCATCACATTAGACCCATCTTTAATATTAGATGTTTCTCTAAATGGTGAATCAGTTCCACCAGTATCATGGTGGTCTCTACCTAGCATAATTGGACCAACCTCGCCATTTTTTACAAGTTCATTAAACTTAAGGGCGATTTCTAGTCTTCCTAAAGCATCTTGATATAAAATTCTTGCTTTCGTTCCAACGACTAATTTATTTTTCTTCGCATCTTTTATCCAATTATAATTATCTCTGTCTTGGAAACGACGATTTGGATCAATACAACTCATTGCTGCCGCATCAGTTTTATCTAAGTCACTTTCTTTACCACTTAAACAAACCCATCTAAACGGACCATACCCATAATCAAATAAAATTGGTCCCATGATATCCTCAACATAACTTGGCCAAATAAAACCATCTAATGGATTAATCCCATTCTTACAAATTTCTTTAACACCCGCATCATAAACAGCTTTCATAAAGCTATTACCGTAGTCAAAGAAATATGTCCCTTGCTCTGTTAAAGATTTAATTGCTTTATAATGTCTTTGTAATCCTTCATCAACTAATTTTTTAAACTTGTCCTTGTTCTCTTTTAATAAATTAGTTCTTTCTTCAAAAGATAATCCAACAGGGCAATAACCACCATCATAAGCATTATGACATGACGTTTGATCACTTAATAAATCAATTTTAATATTATGTTTATGTGCATACTCTAAAATTTCTACGATATTTCCATCATAAGCAATTGCGATAGGTTCTTTCTTTTCCTGATATTCTTGAGCTTTTTCAAAAGCTGTTTTTGGTGAGTCTGTCACAAAACTTACCCAACCTTGTTCATATCTTGTATCAATTCTTGATTTATCAACCTCAGCGATAATCGAAACACCACCAGCAATTTCACAAGCTTTTCCTTGTGCGCCGCTCATTCCACCAAGACCACTTGTGACATATAAATGACCAGCTAAATCTTTATCTTCCGGAATTTCTAATTTATCTCGACCAGCATTTAAGATGGTTGAATAAGTCCCATGAACAATTCCTTGTGGTCCGATATACATCCAACCACCAGCAGTCATTTGTCCATAAGAAGCAACACCTAAACTCGCTGCACGATTCCAATTTTCTAAATCATCATATAACCCAATCATTAGACCATTCGTTAATATAACTCTAGACGCTGATTGATATGATTTAAACAATCCTAATGGATGTCCTGATTGGACGACTAGTGTTTGTTCATCAGTCATCATTTCTAAATATTTTTTAACTAAATGATACTGCATCCAATTTTGCATAACACGGCCTGTTTCTCCATAGGTTACTAATTCATATGGATATAATGCTATTTCAAAATCAAGATTATTGTCAATCATCACTTGAATGGCTTTACCTTCAGTAGTTTTACCCTTATATTCATCAATAGATTTTCCATAAATTCTTCCTTGTGGACGGAATCTATATCCATAAATACGACCTTTAGTAAGCAATTCATCTAAAAACTCTGGCGCTAATTCTTCATGCCATTTTTCAGGAACATATCGAAGTGCATTTTTTAATGCTAATTCCGTTTCTTCCTGGGTGAGTTTAAATTCACGTTTTGGAGCTCTTCTGATTCCCTCAACAAATTCTGGATATTCAGGTAACTCTTTAAATATTGAATCTAACTTAATGGTCATTCCTTCTGTAATTTGTTCATTACTTAACAAAGTAATCCCTCCTGTTTATATATTAACAAACCTACTCCCATTTTTTATATTATTAGCGATCTACGCATAAAGAAGTAAGCGTTTTCAAATATCATTATAATATAAATGTTTTTCTTTTACAACATTTATAATCATTAAAACTATATAAGTTAATAATGACCCTTTCATACGTTTTAAATTAATTCAATTCAAAGGTAAAAGCCTTGTGATACAAGGCTTAATTTTTATATTTTTTATTTTATAATAAAGAACCAACAACTTTTTCTACTTGATTTAAAATTAATTCATCCTTAACAAGTTGATGCATCTTAATGATATACGGATGCATAATAACATCTTCATCAATAAAATCTACATGTTTCCTAATAACAGCATAAGCTACCTGAGTGCCTAATCCTAACTTTTTCTTTTCACGAAAATCAATTGCTTGAGCACTCGCTAGTAATTCAATCGCTAAAACACTTTGAGCATTATATAAAATCTCTTTTGCACCTCTAGCAGCAATCGTTCCCATCGAAACATGATCTTCTTGATTAGCACTAGATGGAATTGAATCAACACTAGCTGGATGTGCTAGGACTTTATTTTCACTCACTAATGAAGCTGCTGAATATTGAGTAATCATAAATCCTGAATTAACACCACTTTTTTTCACTAAAAAAGCAGGTAATCCTTCACTCAAACTTGGATTAACTAATCGTTCGAGTCTTCTTTCAGAAATATTAGCTAATTCACTTATCGCAATCTTCAAAAAGTCAAAACTTAGCGCCATAGGTTGTCCATGAAAATTACCTCCTGAAATCACTGTATTTTCATCAAACACTAATGGGTTATCAGTGGCTGCATTCATTTCAATTTCAACTTTTTCTTTAATATATTTTAAAGCATCTTTACTAGCTCCGTGAACTTGTGGCATACAACGAATCGAGTAAGCATCTTGAACCCTAATATCTCCTTGGGATGTGATATATTGACTATTAGCAGTTAAAGATAATATATTTTTAGCTGAATTAATCTGACCAATTTGACCTCTTACTAAATGCACTTTTTCATTCATCGCATCTCTAATCCCAAATAATGCTTCCATTGATAGACTTCCCGCAATATCAGCTAATTTGGATAATTGAATTGCATCATAAGTTGTTATTGCGCCAACTGATGTCATTGCTTGTGTCCCATTAATTAATGACAGTCCTTCTTTAGCTAATAGTTTATCTAATGGCTTCATACCATATGTTTTTAGTACTTCTGATACTTCAACTTGTTTATCTTTACATAATACTTTTCCTAATCCAATTAAACTTAAAGCCATATGTGATAGTGGTGCTAAATCCCCACTTGCTCCTAGCGAACCTTTTTCAGGAATTAAAGGAAGAATATCTTCATTTAAATAAAACATTAAACGTTCTAATGTTTCTAAACGAATACCAGAATATCCTTTAGCAAGCGCATTGACTCTTAGTAACATTATTCCTCGTGTTACTTCTTTATCAAAATAATTCCCAACACCACACGCATGACTTTTTAGTAAATTCTCTTGTAACTGACTAACCTCATCTTTACTAATAACCACATTCGCAAGTTTTCCAAACCCTGTATTCACACCATATACCACTTTTTCTTGATCAACTATTTTATCAATAATTGTACGACTTTTCTTAATCTTTCCTATCGCATCTTCGCTTAATTCAACACTTTTTTTAAATCTAACCACTTGTATAAACTCATCTAAGTTCAAGTGATTTCCATCTAACACTACTGTCATAAAACTTCTTTCCCTCCTAAAGTAAGCGTTTACCCTTTTAAAATATAAGTTTATTCCATAATACACATTACTTATATTATTATATAATAATACAGATTATATATCAATAAATGTAAGAAATAAAAACTATCCTCATCAATGATTTTTACCATATAATTTGTATTATCTTGAAAATAATTATCCCTATTAAAAATAAAGATTAAACTGAAGTTTTTTAGACCTTTAATCATTTATAAATTCTTTTAATATTTTTATTTGATTAATCACAAAGTCATCTTCTAATGGCTTATGCTTATCACAATTTGGGATAAATAATTCTTTTGTTTCCTCAAAATTAAAAAGTAATTTAATAATTTTAAAAGTCTCTTTTACCCCAACAAACATACTTTCCCAATATCCTCCGGCTGTTACGATAAATAATCCTTTTTTTATTTGTGGGTTCTCATCTTTTCTTATATATTTACCAGCAAAAAAGGTTTGAAAGCGACTTATTAAATTAACTAATTCACCTGTAAGTGTCGCAAAATAAAGAGGGGATGCGATAATTAAAGTATCTGCCCTCTCTAATAATCGATAAATATTTGACATCTCATCACTTACTTTACATCCTGATTTATATGAACAAATTTTACAATCTGTACATGAAGAAATCTTAATATCATAAGCATTGTAATAAATTATCTCATCGGAAATATCATTTAATAATGTATTAACAACACTATTTGTATTACCATATCTATTTGGAGAACCTGTAAGTACTAATATCATTCAATCACCATCTCTTATATATTCCTAATTTATTTTATCATTCTTCCTATTAAATTAAAATAAAGGTTTTAAATATTATTTATTTTATATATAATATAATTAAAAAAGATATGTGAGAGGTGTTATATGGGATTCAAAAAAATATTTATTGGTACAATATTAATTTTACTTGATTTTAGAATTCAAGGTTTAAATATTATACCAGATATTATCGGGTACATTCTTATCTTTATAGGACTATCAGAAATTATCCATTTAAATTCTAAATTCGCAGTTGCAAGAATAATGTCAATTATATTAATTCTTTTTTCAATACCTGATATTTATTCTATAAATACAGAATCTCCGTCAGGTTTATTTTATTTTATTAACATTATTACTTCAATTATCTATTTAATTTATTCATATTCTTTATACATAGGTATTAAAGAAAACGCAGAAGGTATTAATAATGAAGATTTAGCCAATAAAGCGCAATTATCTTGTATCCTAGCAGTTGTATCATGTTTAAGTGGGATAATTGTTTTAATTAATCCATTCTTTATGATACCGCTACTCATATTAGTGATTGTGACTCTTGTCATACAACTACTCACCTTATCTATGGCAAAAGATTTAGAGTAATAACATAAGTTAAAGCAAACGAAAGACTAGTTTGCTTTTTTTATTAATAATTAAAAACTAAAACAGTTATTAATTCAATTTCAACTTTTACACCTTTAGGAAGTCTTTATGTTTTTTGTAAAAGATTTTATCATTTTTTATTAAAAATTAAAATAAAGGTTTAACATTTTTTCCATTTATTGTATAATGAAAAAAATGATATACGAGAGGTGTTATATGGGGTTTAAAAAAATATTTATTGGTACAATATTAATTTTACAAGATTTTAAAATTCTAGGTTTAAATATTCTACCAGATTTTATCGGTTACATTATTATATTTATAGGACTGTCTGAAATTATCCATTTAAGTTCAAAATTCAAAATTGCTAAAATAATGTCGTTTATTTTAATTTTTCTCTCAATACCAGACATATATTTTATACCAATACCCTTTATTCCATATTATTTTTTTAAACATACTATTATTTACACGGTTATTTACATAATTTTTTCCTATTTTTTATTTATAGGAATTAAAGAAACGGCTACATCTATCCATAATAGTAATTTAGCAAAAATGTCTCTGTTTTCTTGGTTACTAGCGGTTGTATCGGGTATAGGCAGTGTAATTATTATAATCAATCCATTCTTTATGATTCTCATACACACATTCATGATAGTTACATTAGTCATACAACTCTTCACCTTATCAATGGCAAAATATATAAAATAAAAGCAAACGAATCATCGTTTGCTTTTTTCATCATTGCCCTAAACTTATAAAACAGCAATTAATTCAATTTCAACTTTTACA from Mycoplasmatota bacterium carries:
- a CDS encoding DUF368 domain-containing protein; amino-acid sequence: MIMINFIRGFFMALADSVPGVSGGTIAFILGFYDDFINSINSLISKTTKKIERKKAALFLGKLGFGWIFGMGISVLILSSIFDKEIYKISSLFVGFILFSIPLIINEEKATLKNKYQYIIFTLLGIVIVSAITYLNPVSNSIDEVQSINYLYIFIAGMIAISAMVLPGISGSTILLILGLYAPIITAIRSLMSFEFNRVPMLLTFGIGILVGIFSIIRLLRYLLTNYRPQMIYFILGLMLASLYAVFMGPTTLDNPKEPMTIHSFSIIFFLIGGLLIFGLDELKKYLNK
- a CDS encoding cyclodeaminase/cyclohydrolase family protein encodes the protein MNLIDLKVNEFINEVDSNSPAPGGGSVSALAASLGVGLSRMVSHLTFNKKKFLELDEKIRTQYEDNFITLNNIKEELIPLIDKDTYAFNQIMNAFKMSKETDEDKQKRIEAIEKATLEAIKVPYEVARLSYKALELVEKMMTYGNKNAISDIGVGCLLLYAGLEGALLNVKINIGGLSDAEMVKVYQSSYETLLHEGKELKEKILEFVHSKL
- the hutI gene encoding imidazolonepropionase — encoded protein: MKSDLIIHHISNLITMEGSNGIRCGNKMKEVETIKNAYVVVKDGVIVKVSSGDSYQDYISENTKLVNAKGYLMTPGLIDSHTHLVHGGSRENELNMKLQGKTYLDILEAGGGILSTVKHTKEASFEDLYNKAKKSLDSMLCYGVTSIEAKSGYGLNLEIEMKQLEVAKRLNEDHPIDIKNTFLGAHAVPLAFKNNKVSYIEKVIEMLPVIKEKNLADYCDVFCEEGVFSLEESRTILQKAKETGYKLKIHADEIIPLGGATLACELGCVSADHLMASTKKDYENLAKSRVIANLLPATSFNLNKDYAKAREMIDTGCGVALSSDYNPGSCPSENLQFVMQLGCIKMKMLPQEVLTAVTINGACSINEEKYKGSIEVGKAADFVLFDVPNLEYLIYHFGINHVKDVYKDGKLVVNNQKVCY
- the ftcD gene encoding glutamate formimidoyltransferase, encoding MKIVQCVPNFSEGRDKEKIEQIVSVLKNKDKFKLVSYEADPSYNRTVVTLLGDPYAIKDAVVEMVGMTTKLIDLNHQTGEHSRMGATDVIPYIPIKDISMEECVEIAKMTAKEINEAYQIPIFLYEEAAANETRVNLAKIRKGQFEGMKDKIKLEEWHPDFGKPEIHPTAGATAVGARVPLVAFNINLDTTNMEIASKIAKSIRHSSGGFRFIKAGPAEITERGIVQVTMNITNYKKTSIYRVFETVKMEAKRYGVNVIGSEIIGLVPMEALVESLEYYLGLEGFNMEKVLETNLFD
- a CDS encoding urocanate hydratase — its product is MLSNEQITEGMTIKLDSIFKELPEYPEFVEGIRRAPKREFKLTQEETELALKNALRYVPEKWHEELAPEFLDELLTKGRIYGYRFRPQGRIYGKSIDEYKGKTTEGKAIQVMIDNNLDFEIALYPYELVTYGETGRVMQNWMQYHLVKKYLEMMTDEQTLVVQSGHPLGLFKSYQSASRVILTNGLMIGLYDDLENWNRAASLGVASYGQMTAGGWMYIGPQGIVHGTYSTILNAGRDKLEIPEDKDLAGHLYVTSGLGGMSGAQGKACEIAGGVSIIAEVDKSRIDTRYEQGWVSFVTDSPKTAFEKAQEYQEKKEPIAIAYDGNIVEILEYAHKHNIKIDLLSDQTSCHNAYDGGYCPVGLSFEERTNLLKENKDKFKKLVDEGLQRHYKAIKSLTEQGTYFFDYGNSFMKAVYDAGVKEICKNGINPLDGFIWPSYVEDIMGPILFDYGYGPFRWVCLSGKESDLDKTDAAAMSCIDPNRRFQDRDNYNWIKDAKKNKLVVGTKARILYQDALGRLEIALKFNELVKNGEVGPIMLGRDHHDTGGTDSPFRETSNIKDGSNVMAEMATHIFAGNVARGMSLVALHNGGGVGIGKSINGGFGMVLDGSERVDEILKRAMPWDVMGGVARRAWARNENAVSTSVDYNKMNDENHITLPYLTKEDYIKELVNKHYVKGGK
- the hutH gene encoding histidine ammonia-lyase produces the protein MTVVLDGNHLNLDEFIQVVRFKKSVELSEDAIGKIKKSRTIIDKIVDQEKVVYGVNTGFGKLANVVISKDEVSQLQENLLKSHACGVGNYFDKEVTRGIMLLRVNALAKGYSGIRLETLERLMFYLNEDILPLIPEKGSLGASGDLAPLSHMALSLIGLGKVLCKDKQVEVSEVLKTYGMKPLDKLLAKEGLSLINGTQAMTSVGAITTYDAIQLSKLADIAGSLSMEALFGIRDAMNEKVHLVRGQIGQINSAKNILSLTANSQYITSQGDIRVQDAYSIRCMPQVHGASKDALKYIKEKVEIEMNAATDNPLVFDENTVISGGNFHGQPMALSFDFLKIAISELANISERRLERLVNPSLSEGLPAFLVKKSGVNSGFMITQYSAASLVSENKVLAHPASVDSIPSSANQEDHVSMGTIAARGAKEILYNAQSVLAIELLASAQAIDFREKKKLGLGTQVAYAVIRKHVDFIDEDVIMHPYIIKMHQLVKDELILNQVEKVVGSLL
- a CDS encoding flavodoxin family protein, with protein sequence MILVLTGSPNRYGNTNSVVNTLLNDISDEIIYYNAYDIKISSCTDCKICSYKSGCKVSDEMSNIYRLLERADTLIIASPLYFATLTGELVNLISRFQTFFAGKYIRKDENPQIKKGLFIVTAGGYWESMFVGVKETFKIIKLLFNFEETKELFIPNCDKHKPLEDDFVINQIKILKEFIND